AAACAAAGAGCAGCTGCATCTGAAGTAACATTCGGTCTGGATTCGTAGATGATTCCAATTACTCCTAATGGAACTCTTTGTTTGCCGATTTTCAGACCATTATCAGTTGATACTTCTTCAATGGATCCAATAGGGTCAGGTAATTCAGCGATTTGATGGATGCTTTGTGCCATAGCATGAATTCGATTTTTTGTAAGGGTCAATCGCTCTATCATTGGAGTTGTTAACTTATTTTTGTGTGCTTGTAGTACATCTTTCTGATTGGCTTCTAAAATGATTTCTTCATGTTCATACAAAGCTTTTTCCATGGAAAATAAGGCTTCATTTTTCTTTTCAGTAGTAGCTTTACGAAGAAGTGTAGCAGCCTGAGTAGCATGTTTTCCCATTTCATTCAGCATCTTGTTCATGAGATTCCTCCTTTTTTTAATCCTGATTCGTAAAGTATGTTCCGATTTTTTCTCCCTTTAAAACAGAAAAAATAAGAGTAGGATCCTCTGCTTTGGCTAGAATCATTTCTTGATCATTCTGGAGAAGATAACGAGCAGCTTTTAGCTTAGTAGTCATTCCACCTGTTCCAAAAGAAGTACCCGTTCCATCTGCTAAATCCATATCAGATTTTGTGATAGAATGGATGGTGTGAAATATTTTTGCATCCGAGTGAATCATTGGGTTTTTGTCAAAAAAACCTTCAACATCAGAAAGCATAATTAATAAATCAGCATGGATGACAACTGAAACAATAGAAGAAAGACGATCGTTGTCTCCAAACTTTGTTTCGTGATCTAATTCATCAACAGCAACGGTGTCGTTTTCGTTTACGATAGGAATAATTCCCATTTGGAGAAGTTCCTCGAAAGCATTTACAGCATTTTCATAACTTTCAGGAAATTCTACAATATCACGAGTCATTAAAATTTGAGCAACCATTTGATTGTAATGAGAGAAGAATCTACTATATATATTCATCATCTCACTTTGGCCAACCGCTGCAATTGCTTGTTGTTCTGGAATCGTTTGAGGACGTTCTTTTAATCCTAGCTTATTCATTCCTACACCTATTGCACCAGAAGAAACTAATACAATTTCTTTACCATGATTTCTTAAAACACTTAACACATAGGCCAAACGATCAAATTGCTGATAATCTACTGTACCATCGGAATTCATCAAAGAGCTTGTTCCAATTTTAATGACTATTCTTTTAGTAGTTAATAATCTTGGTCTTATTTGCTTCATAATATACTCCTCTTCTATAGTAGTTTGGGGAAGAATCTGCTTTATAGTTATTGATATATTAACATGGATTCGTTTAGAAGCGTAAGAAATATGAGATAAATAGGGACTTTTTAAAAAAAGTAAAAAAAGAGCTTGTAAAACGATTTCAAAGTAGTATTATAGTATTAAGGGGTTAACGTGTTAAGTGAATACACAAAAAAAGGTGAGCGAGGCATATGGAGTATAAATATGAAAAAGTAAAAAAAGATATTCAAGATAAGATAGAAAATGGTGAGTTTAAGCCAGGGGATCGCGTGTACTCAGAGGATGAAATTAAAAAGAAACATATGGTAAGTAGTACAACGGCAGTGAAAGCGCTCCAAGAGTTGGTTACTGAAGGGTATTTAATCAGACGACAAGGAGAAGGAACATTTGTCCGAAAAAATTATAAACACCAACGCGTCTTTTTTGATGAAGAATTGCCTGTCTTACAAAAATTAAAAAGAAATAAGACGCAGGAAGTACAAGAAAAAAGTGAAATTATTTCTATCGAAATCGTAAAAGATTCACGGGTTGCGAAGAAATTAAAATTAAACTCTCGTGAAGACATTGTACTTTTTTGTAGAAAAGGAACGCTAAACGAAACCCCTTGGACATTGAGTTATAGTTATATCGCTTTTTCTCATCTAAAAGAAATAGAAAATATAGAAGAACTCCATATAAATTCGCTCTCAGATTTTCTGGAGAAGCAACTAGGTGTTAGAGTTTATGACGCACCGATGACACAAAGTTATTCTATCCTACCTCTATTAGATGAAAAGGAAGCAAATTTACTAAAAACTCCTAAAGAAACTCCTGTCTTTTATAGTGAACGTATTAATTATTACCCCGATAATAAACCGTTTCAATATACAGAAACCTATATTCATCACCGGTACTATAGGTTACAAATTTCTACAGAAATACCAGAAGAATAAGATTTATCTAGTAAATCAAAAATATAGAAATAGAGGTGTATGTTTTGGAAAACAGAAGATTAACTCTAGAACCGTTACTGAATAGTGAGCGTTACTTCCAAGAAGGACTCTTAAACAAAAGTACGGTAGAGAAAGCAATTGAAGAAGCAATCAAAAAAATAGATAACAACATGGTACATTTGGGAGAAAGATTCCCTGAACCAGCAACCGCCAATAACACTTATAAATCAATGAATAATGTAGAGTGGACAAACGGATTCTGGACCGGTCAACTATGGTTGGCATATGAAGCAACGGGTGATGAAAAATATCGCGAGCTTGCAGATAAGCACGTTGCTTCTTTCTTACATCGAATTGAAGAAAACATTGAAGTAGAGCACCATGACTTAGGATTCTTATATGTCCCTTCATGTGTAGCTGCGTATAAATTAACAGGAAGTGAAGATGCAAAGAAAGCTGCTTTACTTGCTGCTGATAAATTAATGACTCGTTTCCATGAAAAAGGTGAATTTATTCAAGCGTGGGGTGAGTTGGGTGCGAAAGACAACTACCGTTTAATCGTAGATTGCATGCTAAATATTCCTCTTTTCTACTGGGCAAGTGAAGTTACTGGTGATGAGAAATACAAAGAAGCAGCTATTAAACACTATCAAACAACTGTTAAATATGCGATTCGTGATGATGCTTCTGCATTCCATACATTCTATTTTGATCCTGAAACAGGAGAACCTATTGGCGGAAAAACAAGACAAGGGTACAGTGATGACTCCAGCTGGGCACGTGGACAAGCATGGTTGATTTACGGAATTGCTCTTAACTATCTTCATGTACCAGAAGAAGAAGCGATTGATAACTATGAAGCTGTTACCAACTACTTCTTAAATCGATTGCCAGAAGATTTTGTTTGCTACTGGGATTTAATCTTTACAAAAGAAGAAGATCAACAATCTCGTGATACATCTGCTGCAGCAATTGCAGTTTGTGGAATGAACTTTATGGATCAGTTCCTACCAGCTACTCATCCACGCAAAGAAGTTTTCCGTCACGCAAGCAGTGCTATGTTGAAAGAATTAATTGAAGAATATACAGAAGTAAAAGCAGATGGCATCGTTCCTCTTATTACTGAAGGCGTATACTCATGGCATTCAGGAAAAGGTGTAAGTGAAGGAAATACATGGGGAGATTACTTCTACTTGGAAGCACTCATTCGCTATCATAAAGACTGGAAAATGTACTGGTAAAAAGAGAGGGGAAATTAAAATGACAGAACCAAATATTAAAATGGTACGGATTGATCAACGTTTAATACACGGACAAGGACAATTATGGATTAGTTCCTTAGGAGTAAACTTAGTAATCTGTGCAAATGATGCTGCAGCAAATAATCAAATGCAACAAACCCTAATGAAAACGGTTGTACCAAAGAATATTGCAATGCGCTTTTTTACAATTGATAGAACAAATGAAGTAATTTTTAAAGCAGCTCCTCATCAAAGTATTTTTGTTGTTGTTGAATCACCAAAAGATGCTTTACGATTAGTAGAGGGTGGATTCCCAATGAAAGAATTGAACGTAGGGAACATTCATGCTGCTGAAGGAAAGAAAAAAGTATCTCAATTTATCCACTTAGGTGAAGAAGATACAAGAGCATTAAAAAAATTACGAGATGAGCATGGTGTTATATTCAATACAAAAACATCTCCTGTATCAAGTGATGGAACAGACACAATTCATGCATTAAATAAAGCACTAGACCAAGCTTAAGGAGATAATAAACTATGGAATTTACAGTATCAATAGGAAGTGCGTTGCTAATAGGATTAATTACCGCTATCTGTTTTGCAGGGCAACTTTTAGGAATTTATACAAACCGCGTTTTAGTACTTTCGTTTTTTGTTGGTTGGGTTTTAGGTGATATACCTACTGCTCTAACAATGGGAGCTCTAGGGGAGCTAGCATTCATGGGGTTCGGTGTTGGTGCAGGTGGAACAGTACCTCCGAATCCAATGGGTCCCGGAATTGTCGGAACAATCATGGCTATTACTTTAAAAGGTAGTGGGATGACTGTTGAAACAGCTCTTGCTCTTTCTTATCCATTTGCTGTTCTTTTCCAGTTAGCAATTACAGCAACATATACAGCATTATCCGGATTACCTGCTGCCATAAATAAGGCAATTGATGAAGAGAAATATGGTAAATTTAAAATTTTAAGTAATGCAACATTGGTAGCATTCTTAATTATTGGATTCTCAATTGGTTTCTTATCTGCAATTAGTATTTCTTCCCTACAATCATTTGTAGAAGCTTTCCCTGTATGGTTGATTGATGGATTAACAGTTGCTGGTGGATTATTACCTGCAGTCGGATTCGCCATGATCATGAGTGTTATGCTTAAAAAAGAATACATCCCATACATCCTATTAGGTTATGTATGTATCGCTTACTTAAACTTACCAGTTATGGGTGTAGCGGTAGTAGGAGCAGTATTCGGCCTAATTGACTACTTTAGAAATGAT
The Jeotgalibaca sp. MA1X17-3 genome window above contains:
- a CDS encoding GntR family transcriptional regulator, with protein sequence MEYKYEKVKKDIQDKIENGEFKPGDRVYSEDEIKKKHMVSSTTAVKALQELVTEGYLIRRQGEGTFVRKNYKHQRVFFDEELPVLQKLKRNKTQEVQEKSEIISIEIVKDSRVAKKLKLNSREDIVLFCRKGTLNETPWTLSYSYIAFSHLKEIENIEELHINSLSDFLEKQLGVRVYDAPMTQSYSILPLLDEKEANLLKTPKETPVFYSERINYYPDNKPFQYTETYIHHRYYRLQISTEIPEE
- a CDS encoding PTS sugar transporter subunit IIB; translation: MTEPNIKMVRIDQRLIHGQGQLWISSLGVNLVICANDAAANNQMQQTLMKTVVPKNIAMRFFTIDRTNEVIFKAAPHQSIFVVVESPKDALRLVEGGFPMKELNVGNIHAAEGKKKVSQFIHLGEEDTRALKKLRDEHGVIFNTKTSPVSSDGTDTIHALNKALDQA
- the proB gene encoding glutamate 5-kinase, which encodes MRPRLLTTKRIVIKIGTSSLMNSDGTVDYQQFDRLAYVLSVLRNHGKEIVLVSSGAIGVGMNKLGLKERPQTIPEQQAIAAVGQSEMMNIYSRFFSHYNQMVAQILMTRDIVEFPESYENAVNAFEELLQMGIIPIVNENDTVAVDELDHETKFGDNDRLSSIVSVVIHADLLIMLSDVEGFFDKNPMIHSDAKIFHTIHSITKSDMDLADGTGTSFGTGGMTTKLKAARYLLQNDQEMILAKAEDPTLIFSVLKGEKIGTYFTNQD
- a CDS encoding PTS sugar transporter subunit IIC, producing the protein MEFTVSIGSALLIGLITAICFAGQLLGIYTNRVLVLSFFVGWVLGDIPTALTMGALGELAFMGFGVGAGGTVPPNPMGPGIVGTIMAITLKGSGMTVETALALSYPFAVLFQLAITATYTALSGLPAAINKAIDEEKYGKFKILSNATLVAFLIIGFSIGFLSAISISSLQSFVEAFPVWLIDGLTVAGGLLPAVGFAMIMSVMLKKEYIPYILLGYVCIAYLNLPVMGVAVVGAVFGLIDYFRNDDVVAVAVVDEEDFSGGI
- a CDS encoding glycoside hydrolase family 88 protein, translated to MYVLENRRLTLEPLLNSERYFQEGLLNKSTVEKAIEEAIKKIDNNMVHLGERFPEPATANNTYKSMNNVEWTNGFWTGQLWLAYEATGDEKYRELADKHVASFLHRIEENIEVEHHDLGFLYVPSCVAAYKLTGSEDAKKAALLAADKLMTRFHEKGEFIQAWGELGAKDNYRLIVDCMLNIPLFYWASEVTGDEKYKEAAIKHYQTTVKYAIRDDASAFHTFYFDPETGEPIGGKTRQGYSDDSSWARGQAWLIYGIALNYLHVPEEEAIDNYEAVTNYFLNRLPEDFVCYWDLIFTKEEDQQSRDTSAAAIAVCGMNFMDQFLPATHPRKEVFRHASSAMLKELIEEYTEVKADGIVPLITEGVYSWHSGKGVSEGNTWGDYFYLEALIRYHKDWKMYW